One genomic window of Magnolia sinica isolate HGM2019 chromosome 3, MsV1, whole genome shotgun sequence includes the following:
- the LOC131241436 gene encoding putative germin-like protein 2-1 yields MSTGFILLAFIAFSFSFTSASDPSPLQDFCVAVRNSPVLVNGFVCKDPMQVQADDFFLTGLDKPGNTSNKVGSNVTQVNVAQISGLNTLGVSLVRIDYAPYGLNAPHTHPRATEILTVLEGTLYVGFVTSNPDNRLITKVLQKGDVFVFPIGLVHFQFNIGLTTAIAIAGLSSQSPGTITIANAVFGSNPPISDDVLAKAFQVDKNIVDYLQSQFGMKN; encoded by the exons ATGTCTACCGGCTTTATTCTCTTAGCATTCATTGCATTTAGTTTCTCCTTTACCTCCGCATCCGATCCCAGCCCTTTACAGGATTTCTGTGTCGCTGTGCGCAACAGCCCAG TGTTGGTGAATGGATTTGTGTGCAAGGACCCAATGCAAGTTCAAGCTGATGATTTCTTCCTCACGGGACTGGACAAACCAGGCAACACAAGTAACAAGGTTGGGTCCAATGTGACCCAAGTAAACGTAGCTCAGATATCAGGACTCAATACCCTCGGAGTCTCTTTGGTTCGGATAGACTATGCACCCTATGGTCTCAATGCACCCCACACGCACCCAAGGGCGACAGAGATTTTAACAGTTTTGGAGGGCACCCTTTACGTCGGATTCGTCACTTCCAACCCAGACAATCGCCTCATAACAAAGGTCCTTCAAAAGGGCGATGTGTTTGTCTTCCCAATAGGCTTGGTTCACTTCCAGTTTAACATTGGCCTCACCACCGCCATAGCCATTGCAGGACTGAGCAGCCAGAGTCCAGGAACTATCACCATTGCAAATGCTGTGTTTGGATCGAATCCACCCATCTCAGACGACGTTCTTGCCAAGGCATTCCAAGTTGATAAGAACATAGTTGATTATCTCCAATCGCAGTTTGGAATGAAAAACTAG
- the LOC131241437 gene encoding putative germin-like protein 2-1, translating into MMAVLVNGFVCKDPMQVQADDFFLTGLDKPGNTSNKVGSNVTQVNVAQISGLNTLGVSLVRIDYAPYGLNAPHTHPRATEILTVLEGTLYVGFVTSNPDNRLITKVLQKGDAFVFPIGLVHFQFNIGLTNAIAIAGLSSQSPGTITIANAVFGSNPPISDDVLAKAFQVDKNIVDYLQSQFGMKN; encoded by the coding sequence ATGATGGCAGTGTTGGTGAATGGATTTGTGTGCAAGGACCCAATGCAAGTTCAAGCTGATGATTTCTTCCTCACGGGACTGGACAAACCAGGCAACACGAGTAACAAGGTTGGGTCCAATGTGACCCAAGTAAACGTAGCTCAGATATCAGGACTCAATACCCTCGGAGTCTCTTTGGTTCGGATAGACTATGCACCCTATGGTCTCAATGCACCCCACACGCACCCAAGGGCGACAGAGATTTTAACAGTTTTGGAGGGCACCCTTTACGTCGGATTCGTCACTTCCAACCCAGACAATCGCCTCATAACAAAGGTCCTTCAAAAGGGCGATGCGTTTGTCTTCCCAATAGGCTTGGTTCACTTCCAATTTAACATTGGCCTCACCAATGCCATAGCCATTGCAGGACTGAGCAGCCAGAGTCCAGGAACTATCACCATTGCGAATGCTGTGTTTGGATCGAATCCACCCATCTCAGACGACGTTCTTGCCAAGGCATTCCAAGTTGATAAGAACATAGTTGATTATCTCCAATCGCAGTTTGGAATGAAAAACTAG